Proteins encoded by one window of Lepeophtheirus salmonis chromosome 10, UVic_Lsal_1.4, whole genome shotgun sequence:
- the LOC121125530 gene encoding uncharacterized protein isoform X2 — MDHDDPCSRIVINRIREGNPKVRNVALLSIKRSRISTKISHKNLIRHFIANKSFKEDCYISSNSNEEEHHVNKDSIMSSRKSDETCMDTQELLRDHVFSAKPVLCESPADNVGCYQLESTRMESKEFELEVSSNIQGTYNVTPQRVLLESYYNGAIQIFSTGYSSSLHPKNPIQNGEDIIFNGATINSQRKDPLLYLAIPFKKRVSHSINVLNIGDESTEKIYDLNRIPNFQYKSIHSALKKFYGEAIKVSFLSSVYLSSVLEYFTHEVLNMAKVFLEKDENPRYEIDDKHIYLALRGNEATNELTKNVLYPFPEDLSS, encoded by the exons ATGGACCATGATGACCCCTGCTCTCGTATTGTCATAAACCGTATTCGAGAGGGGAATCCAAAGGTTCGGAACGTAGCCCTTCTCTCAATCAAGAGATCTCggatatcaacaaaaatatctCACAAAAACTTGATACGtcattttattgcaaataaatcatttaaagaaGACTGCTATATATCCTCTAATAGCAATGAAGAAGAACATCATGTGAATAAAGATTCAATAATGAGTTCAAGAAAGAGTGATGAGACTTGTATGGATACTCAAGAGTTGTTGAGAGATCATGTTTTTAGTGCGAAGCCCGTGCTCTGTGAGAg TCCTGCTGACAACGTCGGATGTTATCAATTAGAATCAACTCGAATGGAAAGTAAAGAGTTTGAGTTGGAAGTATCTTCGAATATTCAAGGAACGTACAACGTTACCCCTCAAAGGGTTTTACTAGAGTCTTATTATAATGGAGCTATTCAGATTTTCAGTACAGGGTATTCTTCTA GTCTTCATCCCAAAAATCCTATCCAAAATGGTGAAGAT ATCATATTTAATGGAGCTACCATAAACAGTCAGAGGAAGGATCCTCTCCTTTACCTTGCCATACctttcaaaaaaagagtttcaCATTCGATTAATGTCTTAAATATCG gtGACGAATCTaccgaaaaaatatatgatttaaatcGGATTCCAAATTTTCAATACAAGTCCATACACAGTGctcttaaaaaattttatggcGAGGCAATCAAAGTTAGTTTTCTGTCATCTGTCTATCTTTCCTCGGTTTTAGAGTATTTTACGCATGAAGTTCTTAATATGGCCAAGGTGTTCCTGGAAAAGGATGAAAATCCAAGGTACGAAATTGATGACAAACATATCTATTTAGCTCTTAGAGGAAATGAAGCGACTAATGAATTGACTAAAAACGTTCTGTACCCATTTCCAGAGGACTTAAGCTCATAA
- the LOC121125530 gene encoding uncharacterized protein isoform X1, with translation MDHDDPCSRIVINRIREGNPKVRNVALLSIKRSRISTKISHKNLIRHFIANKSFKEDCYISSNSNEEEHHVNKDSIMSSRKSDETCMDTQELLRDHVFSAKPVLCESPADNVGCYQLESTRMESKEFELEVSSNIQGTYNVTPQRVLLESYYNGAIQIFSTGYSSSLHPKNPIQNANICKIIFNGATINSQRKDPLLYLAIPFKKRVSHSINVLNIGDESTEKIYDLNRIPNFQYKSIHSALKKFYGEAIKVSFLSSVYLSSVLEYFTHEVLNMAKVFLEKDENPRYEIDDKHIYLALRGNEATNELTKNVLYPFPEDLSS, from the exons ATGGACCATGATGACCCCTGCTCTCGTATTGTCATAAACCGTATTCGAGAGGGGAATCCAAAGGTTCGGAACGTAGCCCTTCTCTCAATCAAGAGATCTCggatatcaacaaaaatatctCACAAAAACTTGATACGtcattttattgcaaataaatcatttaaagaaGACTGCTATATATCCTCTAATAGCAATGAAGAAGAACATCATGTGAATAAAGATTCAATAATGAGTTCAAGAAAGAGTGATGAGACTTGTATGGATACTCAAGAGTTGTTGAGAGATCATGTTTTTAGTGCGAAGCCCGTGCTCTGTGAGAg TCCTGCTGACAACGTCGGATGTTATCAATTAGAATCAACTCGAATGGAAAGTAAAGAGTTTGAGTTGGAAGTATCTTCGAATATTCAAGGAACGTACAACGTTACCCCTCAAAGGGTTTTACTAGAGTCTTATTATAATGGAGCTATTCAGATTTTCAGTACAGGGTATTCTTCTA GTCTTCATCCCAAAAATCCTATCCAAAATG CTAATATTTGTAAGATCATATTTAATGGAGCTACCATAAACAGTCAGAGGAAGGATCCTCTCCTTTACCTTGCCATACctttcaaaaaaagagtttcaCATTCGATTAATGTCTTAAATATCG gtGACGAATCTaccgaaaaaatatatgatttaaatcGGATTCCAAATTTTCAATACAAGTCCATACACAGTGctcttaaaaaattttatggcGAGGCAATCAAAGTTAGTTTTCTGTCATCTGTCTATCTTTCCTCGGTTTTAGAGTATTTTACGCATGAAGTTCTTAATATGGCCAAGGTGTTCCTGGAAAAGGATGAAAATCCAAGGTACGAAATTGATGACAAACATATCTATTTAGCTCTTAGAGGAAATGAAGCGACTAATGAATTGACTAAAAACGTTCTGTACCCATTTCCAGAGGACTTAAGCTCATAA